In Fructilactobacillus cliffordii, a single genomic region encodes these proteins:
- a CDS encoding TIGR00282 family metallophosphoesterase — protein MQFLFLGDVVGEMGIQLVEQYLPELKKEFKPQVTIVNGENTTKSGRGITQKLFKDLMKAGAGVVTLGNHAWNNQEIFTFINQTPNLLRPLNYPGTKVPGHGYATLNINGTQVAVINLQGRVFMETTDDPFAAIDRLVNQLHAKGIKVIFVDFHAETTSEKKAMALFLDGRVSAVVGTHTHVQTNDPQILTNGTAFLTDAGMTGPATGVIGMEYQPVIQKFLTARPNRFAVQTTGPGILSGCVVNINPQTGHAKKVQTILIDHDHPYHNV, from the coding sequence ATGCAATTTTTATTTTTAGGTGACGTGGTTGGTGAGATGGGAATACAGTTAGTGGAACAGTATCTTCCCGAGTTAAAAAAAGAGTTTAAACCACAAGTTACCATTGTGAACGGAGAAAACACGACCAAAAGTGGCCGAGGAATTACCCAAAAATTATTTAAGGATCTAATGAAAGCCGGGGCTGGCGTTGTGACCTTGGGTAACCACGCATGGAATAATCAAGAGATCTTCACCTTTATTAATCAAACCCCTAATCTGCTGCGACCTTTAAATTATCCTGGAACCAAGGTCCCGGGACATGGCTATGCCACATTAAACATCAATGGCACGCAGGTTGCTGTGATTAACTTGCAGGGCCGGGTATTTATGGAAACAACTGATGATCCGTTTGCAGCGATTGATCGACTCGTCAATCAATTGCACGCGAAAGGAATTAAAGTTATTTTTGTTGATTTTCATGCCGAAACGACCAGCGAGAAAAAAGCGATGGCTTTGTTTTTAGACGGTCGGGTTTCAGCCGTAGTTGGGACGCATACCCACGTGCAGACAAATGATCCGCAAATTTTAACGAACGGAACTGCTTTTTTGACGGATGCCGGAATGACCGGTCCCGCTACAGGCGTGATTGGAATGGAGTATCAACCCGTCATTCAAAAATTTCTGACGGCGCGGCCAAATCGCTTTGCGGTTCAAACGACTGGGCCTGGGATCCTGTCCGGATGTGTGGTTAACATTAATCCGCAAACTGGCCATGCCAAAAAGGTGCAAACGATTTTAATTGATCATGACCATCCGTACCATAACGTTTAA
- the rny gene encoding ribonuclease Y translates to MVFAIVGCAAIAMIVGFLIGQFTHKRTVEAKLTAAHQNANDILTDAQRQAEQQLKEATAKAKKDGNAYRNKVEKGLKKRRDDIQRQEDYLLKREEALDRKDRAFEKRDDNLNRLEERISSEKKALEKKQQDADALIAKRQAEVTKVASLTEAEARDLVLDETKRDLADVRARMIKQNYESAKQTAAQDAKNLIVEALQQSSADIVSETTVSVVALPNDDMKGRIIGREGRNIRTFETVTGVDLIIDDTPNAVVLSGFNPIRREVAKLALEKLIKDGRIHPARIEEMVEKSKKELDQQIQEEGENVIFDLGIHSMNHELVKLVGQLKYKISYGQNVLSRSIQVAKLAGVFAAELGEDVTLAKRAGLLHEIGRATASGTDESYVEAGVDIAKKYGEDPVVIDAIRLENELNEPHTLVSELVDVANRISITRPGAKSDSLESFVHRLEKLENITNRFDEVEKSYAVKAGREIRVIAKPEKISDSQAIVLAREIKDKIENEMNHPGHVEVKVIREVRSVEYAQ, encoded by the coding sequence ATGGTATTTGCTATTGTTGGATGCGCCGCTATCGCTATGATTGTTGGTTTTTTAATCGGGCAATTTACTCATAAACGAACGGTGGAAGCCAAGCTAACTGCCGCTCATCAAAATGCTAATGATATTCTAACCGATGCGCAACGTCAGGCAGAGCAGCAACTTAAAGAAGCGACTGCTAAAGCTAAAAAAGACGGCAACGCTTACCGAAATAAGGTCGAAAAGGGCCTGAAAAAACGGCGGGATGATATTCAACGCCAAGAAGATTATTTACTGAAACGAGAGGAAGCTTTAGATCGTAAGGATCGAGCTTTTGAAAAACGGGATGATAATCTAAATCGGTTAGAGGAACGCATTAGCAGTGAGAAAAAAGCACTGGAAAAAAAGCAACAAGATGCAGATGCACTTATCGCAAAAAGGCAGGCCGAGGTCACCAAAGTCGCTTCCTTAACAGAAGCAGAGGCACGCGACTTAGTGCTGGATGAAACGAAACGTGATTTGGCAGACGTTCGGGCGCGGATGATTAAACAAAACTATGAATCCGCCAAGCAGACGGCTGCTCAGGACGCGAAGAATTTAATTGTAGAAGCCCTACAACAAAGTTCTGCAGATATTGTTTCAGAGACCACGGTGTCCGTTGTGGCCCTTCCCAATGATGATATGAAAGGAAGAATCATTGGTCGGGAAGGACGTAACATTCGGACTTTTGAAACCGTAACGGGAGTTGATTTAATTATTGATGATACTCCCAATGCGGTGGTTCTGAGTGGGTTTAATCCAATCAGAAGAGAGGTTGCCAAATTAGCGCTTGAAAAGTTGATTAAGGATGGACGGATTCATCCCGCTCGGATTGAAGAAATGGTGGAGAAAAGTAAAAAAGAACTCGACCAACAGATTCAAGAAGAAGGCGAAAACGTTATCTTTGATTTAGGGATTCATTCCATGAATCATGAATTAGTCAAGTTAGTGGGACAATTGAAATATAAAATTTCATATGGGCAAAACGTCTTGTCCCGCTCCATTCAGGTTGCTAAACTAGCTGGAGTTTTTGCAGCTGAGTTAGGTGAAGATGTAACTTTAGCAAAGCGCGCTGGATTATTACACGAAATTGGACGAGCAACAGCGAGTGGGACCGATGAATCATACGTTGAAGCCGGAGTTGATATTGCCAAGAAATATGGCGAAGATCCGGTAGTCATCGATGCGATTCGACTCGAAAACGAGTTAAATGAGCCACACACCCTGGTTTCCGAATTAGTGGATGTTGCCAATCGAATTTCGATTACCCGGCCAGGGGCTAAGAGTGACTCGTTAGAGAGCTTTGTGCACCGGTTGGAAAAACTGGAGAACATTACCAATCGTTTTGATGAGGTCGAAAAAAGTTACGCCGTTAAGGCCGGCCGCGAAATTCGAGTAATTGCGAAACCAGAAAAAATCTCTGACTCACAAGCAATTGTGTTAGCTAGAGAGATTAAGGACAAAATTGAAAATGAAATGAATCATCCGGGTCACGTCGAGGTAAAAGTGATTCGGGAAGTTCGTTCCGTTGAATATGCTCAGTAG
- a CDS encoding nicotinamide-nucleotide amidohydrolase family protein — protein sequence MHSLIAGQQNPTLATYAKQNEVTLRITASGSEKAAVARLLDETEQQVLHLAGQYFYGYGDDNSLEQVVVQLLQQRHLTITAAESLTSGLFQSTLANVAGASQIFSGGFVTYAATTKEQLVNVPAATIATHGVVSKETAVAMATGAQRQLQTDLAISFTGVAGPDELEGHPAGFFWLGLALPDGRVLTRSVQFSSSRNSVRDYAVKSGLKLIYDYFQG from the coding sequence TTGCACTCGTTGATTGCCGGACAGCAGAATCCGACGCTCGCTACGTATGCTAAGCAAAATGAGGTTACGTTACGAATCACTGCTAGTGGGAGTGAGAAGGCAGCCGTAGCTCGGTTGCTGGATGAAACAGAACAGCAGGTGCTACACCTAGCAGGACAATATTTCTACGGCTATGGTGATGATAATTCACTGGAACAGGTGGTAGTTCAGCTTTTGCAACAACGCCATTTAACCATTACCGCAGCCGAATCGTTAACCAGCGGACTTTTTCAAAGTACGTTAGCTAACGTTGCCGGAGCATCGCAGATTTTTTCGGGGGGCTTTGTTACTTATGCTGCTACCACGAAAGAGCAATTAGTAAATGTTCCTGCTGCTACGATTGCCACTCATGGAGTAGTTTCAAAGGAAACGGCTGTTGCCATGGCAACGGGAGCTCAACGACAATTACAAACTGATTTAGCCATTTCATTTACCGGAGTGGCTGGACCAGATGAGCTAGAAGGTCATCCGGCGGGCTTTTTTTGGTTGGGACTGGCCTTACCGGACGGACGGGTGCTTACTCGCAGCGTCCAGTTTTCTAGCTCGCGAAATTCCGTCCGTGACTATGCGGTTAAATCAGGGTTGAAATTAATTTATGATTATTTCCAAGGTTAG
- a CDS encoding molybdopterin-binding protein, with amino-acid sequence MKAEIISVGTELLLGEIVDTSTPFIAQHLANLGIDVYFEATVGDNPERLTTTIQRAARRSELVVLTGGLGPTEDDLTKTTLAKLVNRPLVPEPQSMNKIKTFYAETKRPQPVHADLMGEIIEGATVLPNEVGFAVGMLLTTKQCHYLVLPGPPAELQPMFEKEAEPRLAQLTQHGQVIKSRVMRFFWDWRTSIRGLLALVDCRTAESDARYVC; translated from the coding sequence ATGAAAGCAGAAATTATTAGCGTGGGAACGGAGCTGTTACTGGGCGAAATTGTGGATACCAGTACTCCATTCATTGCCCAGCATTTGGCAAATTTGGGCATCGATGTGTACTTTGAGGCCACGGTGGGAGATAACCCCGAACGCTTAACTACGACCATTCAACGAGCCGCACGACGCAGTGAACTAGTAGTTTTAACTGGGGGACTCGGTCCGACCGAAGACGATTTAACGAAAACCACGTTAGCTAAACTAGTGAATCGGCCGTTGGTTCCGGAACCGCAGTCAATGAACAAAATTAAGACCTTTTATGCAGAGACCAAACGTCCACAACCTGTCCACGCTGACCTGATGGGGGAAATCATCGAAGGAGCAACTGTCTTACCCAACGAAGTCGGATTTGCCGTTGGAATGTTATTGACCACGAAACAGTGTCATTATCTGGTATTACCAGGTCCTCCGGCTGAGTTGCAACCAATGTTTGAAAAGGAAGCAGAACCGCGATTAGCGCAGCTAACCCAACACGGTCAGGTGATCAAGTCCCGGGTCATGCGTTTTTTTTGGGATTGGCGAACCAGCATTAGAGGACTGCTTGCACTCGTTGATTGCCGGACAGCAGAATCCGACGCTCGCTACGTATGCTAA
- the pgsA gene encoding CDP-diacylglycerol--glycerol-3-phosphate 3-phosphatidyltransferase, giving the protein MNLPNKLTMFRIILIPIFILLLALPISMGAVVIAGTMIPVNQLLAALVFIVAALTDFLDGQIARRAHLVTNFGKFADPLADKMIVMSAFIMLVGVGDNNVAAWIAAIIVCRELAVTGLRLIIVQNDGQVIAADWSGKVKTFFEMISVILLLLNNVFFNNLNLPVGQFCLYVALIAAIYSGVEYFVKNRKVFADSF; this is encoded by the coding sequence ATGAATTTACCTAATAAACTAACCATGTTTCGGATTATCCTGATTCCCATTTTTATATTGTTATTAGCGTTACCGATTAGTATGGGGGCGGTGGTAATCGCCGGAACCATGATTCCGGTGAACCAGTTGTTGGCGGCTTTGGTATTTATTGTGGCAGCTTTAACTGATTTTTTGGACGGTCAGATTGCCCGTCGCGCGCACCTGGTCACTAACTTTGGGAAGTTTGCTGATCCGTTGGCCGATAAGATGATTGTCATGTCAGCTTTCATAATGCTGGTGGGAGTCGGGGATAATAACGTTGCTGCCTGGATTGCAGCTATCATTGTGTGCCGGGAGTTAGCAGTCACTGGGTTACGCTTAATTATTGTTCAAAATGATGGTCAGGTCATTGCGGCTGATTGGTCTGGAAAGGTTAAGACCTTTTTCGAAATGATTAGTGTCATTTTATTACTGTTAAACAACGTGTTTTTCAATAACTTGAACTTACCAGTCGGACAATTCTGTTTGTACGTAGCTCTCATTGCAGCCATTTACTCGGGGGTTGAATACTTTGTTAAGAACCGCAAGGTCTTTGCGGATTCTTTTTAG
- a CDS encoding helix-turn-helix domain-containing protein has protein sequence MSEENKQASNPEIGAQLKAAREKAGLSVDELQKQTKIQKRYLTAIENDDFAALPGQFYVRAFVKQYANAVGLNGEQFLQDSHLTTAKVNPDADSLKSTEPAEASDSRTSNRPTNSPNLSKNQTQMDRQKMLPLLGLVVIVIIIIGVVIFAVAKTRQDSSATAPKNAKVTVTNDDAKKKRAKKTEKQAPKNNLKEGQTEIKQVKDSTSDFTVKTGNATSKLDLAATQATTVTVKLDGNQVYSGTLNQNAGHQVDIPKNTKEVNIHLTNAPISSVKLNDQQVMLPQPAAGQDANQRDMNFKFEW, from the coding sequence ATGAGTGAGGAAAACAAGCAAGCAAGTAATCCTGAAATCGGAGCTCAATTAAAGGCAGCTCGGGAAAAAGCCGGTCTGTCGGTGGACGAACTCCAAAAGCAGACCAAAATTCAGAAACGGTACCTAACGGCGATTGAAAATGATGATTTTGCTGCATTGCCGGGTCAATTTTACGTCCGGGCGTTTGTGAAGCAATATGCGAACGCGGTGGGGTTGAACGGAGAACAATTTTTACAGGACTCCCATTTGACGACTGCTAAGGTTAATCCCGATGCCGATTCATTAAAATCAACCGAACCAGCGGAAGCATCGGACAGCCGGACCTCTAATCGACCGACGAACAGCCCCAACTTATCCAAGAATCAGACGCAGATGGATCGACAAAAGATGCTTCCATTATTGGGTCTCGTAGTAATCGTGATTATTATCATCGGGGTTGTGATTTTTGCGGTTGCTAAAACTCGGCAAGATAGTAGCGCCACGGCGCCTAAAAACGCTAAGGTTACCGTTACTAATGATGACGCTAAAAAGAAAAGAGCGAAAAAGACAGAAAAACAAGCCCCCAAAAACAACTTAAAGGAAGGGCAAACGGAAATTAAACAGGTGAAAGACAGCACCAGTGACTTTACCGTTAAGACCGGAAATGCCACCTCTAAGTTAGATTTAGCAGCAACGCAAGCAACGACTGTAACAGTGAAACTGGATGGAAATCAGGTGTACAGTGGTACGTTAAATCAAAATGCGGGGCACCAAGTTGACATTCCGAAGAACACTAAAGAAGTGAATATTCATTTGACGAACGCTCCGATTTCAAGTGTTAAGTTAAATGACCAACAAGTAATGCTACCTCAACCGGCAGCGGGTCAAGATGCGAACCAGCGGGATATGAACTTTAAATTTGAATGGTAA
- the yfmH gene encoding EF-P 5-aminopentanol modification-associated protein YfmH, translated as MQKHYNQYDETVESTRLANGMKVIVNPKPQFNSTYAMLTADFGSINVRLKNRIVPAGIAHFMEHKLFDKEHYDSSDHYAALGASDNAFTSFAQTSYLFTATDNVIENLRVLLDLVYHPFFSTEKIAKEQGIIGQEILMYQDDPNSRLYFDTIANLYSNSPLSADIAGNIASIAQITEADLYATYHQYYQPGNLTLTICGPVTLADILPVLQTLPTTSGDQAELRRLKQQTKRDIQNSLVIPKTTTSLGVTTPKVAVGYRGPAPIRAGRDFAQQELAFGIFLQLLFSEDSDIYQQLYQTGIINDSFGFDFEMEAAYHFLIFAMDTEQPERFSGKIGAVIEQALQDPQRLAPQFDLIKNEELGERISQMNSVSAIANQLGMAIDGYTNLFDEIEIINQLDLKTVVTFARDFFRASQKTINLIK; from the coding sequence ATGCAAAAACACTATAATCAATATGATGAAACGGTAGAAAGCACTCGGCTTGCGAACGGAATGAAAGTAATTGTTAATCCGAAACCCCAGTTTAATTCAACCTATGCGATGTTGACTGCGGACTTTGGCTCGATTAACGTCCGACTCAAAAATCGGATCGTTCCAGCTGGTATTGCCCACTTTATGGAGCATAAGTTGTTTGATAAGGAACATTACGATTCTAGTGATCACTACGCTGCTCTAGGAGCAAGTGATAATGCTTTCACCAGTTTTGCACAAACTAGTTACTTGTTTACAGCGACTGACAACGTGATTGAGAACCTCCGAGTGTTGTTAGATTTAGTTTATCACCCATTCTTTAGCACAGAAAAGATTGCTAAGGAACAAGGCATCATTGGGCAAGAAATTTTGATGTATCAGGATGATCCCAATTCGCGACTCTACTTTGATACGATTGCTAACTTGTATTCTAATTCGCCGTTAAGCGCTGACATTGCTGGTAACATTGCTTCGATTGCCCAGATTACAGAGGCGGATCTCTACGCGACCTACCACCAGTACTATCAACCCGGTAATCTAACCCTAACCATTTGCGGACCGGTGACGTTAGCGGACATTTTACCCGTTCTGCAAACATTACCAACCACGTCAGGTGATCAGGCCGAGTTACGTCGATTGAAACAGCAAACGAAGCGGGACATTCAAAACAGCTTGGTGATTCCAAAGACCACGACTTCATTAGGAGTAACCACGCCGAAAGTAGCGGTAGGGTATCGGGGACCGGCACCAATTCGGGCCGGTCGGGACTTTGCCCAGCAGGAATTAGCCTTCGGCATTTTTCTCCAGCTTCTATTTTCCGAAGATTCAGACATTTATCAACAGCTTTACCAAACGGGGATTATCAACGATTCCTTTGGTTTTGATTTTGAAATGGAAGCCGCCTATCACTTTTTGATTTTTGCCATGGACACGGAACAACCGGAGCGTTTTAGTGGTAAGATTGGAGCTGTAATTGAACAAGCCCTTCAAGATCCACAGCGCTTAGCACCTCAGTTTGATTTGATTAAAAATGAAGAACTGGGAGAACGAATTAGCCAAATGAATTCGGTTTCTGCCATAGCCAACCAGTTAGGGATGGCCATAGATGGTTATACTAATTTATTTGATGAAATTGAAATCATTAACCAGTTGGATTTGAAAACGGTCGTTACATTCGCCCGGGATTTCTTTCGGGCTAGTCAAAAAACGATTAACCTGATTAAGTAA
- the yfmF gene encoding EF-P 5-aminopentanol modification-associated protein YfmF yields the protein MQNKTARIHFSQQPGSKFKTTTVAIDFVEPLDWQNLEKRVLLAELMENYSQKYASKLQVAQRLAELYGTQFGTSVFRVGNQAVLRFLISFADARYLPDEVDVIAAVGDFINEMIFHPLINKGEFPTDLFQLHQQNLIDYVKNLDDDKKYYASRQLQELYFAETPLQGKRVLGDVHRLQSLTSAEVAQYYRKLLTDDEIFVSALGTAAPAITTQLQMQFDQLQPTTSDASNVLSRTFPQHMHTKVESVQQQQSLYHQAYTLPVFRTDADYYAAVVMNSLWGGTASSLMFRDIRERDSLVYYINSSYDSTVGLLTIQSGIDGEQQPRVQTLIQAELQRLIDGDYSDSDLVQVKEVLTSSFKSRADSPRRLVNQQFLQQLLRHDASGSWSNHIQCVSKAEISAVARQLQLRATFFLKGVSNAKTL from the coding sequence ATGCAGAACAAGACAGCACGCATTCATTTTAGCCAACAACCGGGGAGTAAATTTAAGACAACTACGGTTGCCATTGATTTTGTGGAACCATTGGATTGGCAAAACTTAGAAAAACGGGTCTTATTAGCAGAATTGATGGAAAATTACAGTCAAAAGTATGCTAGTAAATTGCAAGTAGCACAGCGTTTGGCGGAATTATACGGAACGCAGTTTGGCACCTCGGTTTTTCGGGTGGGGAACCAAGCGGTATTACGGTTTTTAATTAGTTTTGCAGATGCACGCTACCTTCCTGATGAAGTTGATGTAATCGCAGCGGTGGGTGATTTCATCAACGAGATGATTTTTCATCCTCTGATTAATAAGGGGGAATTTCCCACTGACTTGTTCCAACTACACCAGCAAAATCTAATTGATTATGTCAAAAATCTAGATGATGATAAGAAGTATTATGCTAGTCGCCAGTTACAAGAACTTTATTTTGCAGAAACTCCGCTTCAAGGCAAGAGGGTGCTGGGCGATGTACACCGGTTACAAAGTTTAACCAGTGCTGAAGTTGCGCAATATTACCGGAAGTTATTAACCGATGATGAAATTTTTGTGTCGGCGCTTGGGACGGCTGCACCGGCAATAACAACTCAACTCCAAATGCAATTTGACCAATTACAGCCGACTACTAGTGATGCTAGCAACGTCTTATCCCGGACGTTCCCGCAGCACATGCATACCAAGGTGGAATCTGTACAACAACAGCAATCGCTTTATCATCAGGCTTATACATTGCCAGTATTTCGTACGGATGCCGATTACTATGCTGCCGTGGTAATGAATAGTTTGTGGGGTGGAACGGCCAGTTCATTAATGTTTCGTGACATTCGTGAGCGGGATAGTTTAGTTTATTACATTAACAGTAGTTATGACTCTACCGTAGGCTTACTCACGATTCAAAGTGGGATTGATGGGGAACAGCAACCGCGGGTTCAAACGTTGATTCAAGCCGAACTCCAACGACTAATTGATGGCGATTATTCTGATTCCGATTTAGTCCAAGTCAAGGAAGTTTTAACCTCAAGCTTTAAGAGTCGGGCTGACAGTCCGCGCCGCTTAGTTAACCAACAATTTTTACAGCAATTATTGAGACATGATGCCAGTGGGTCATGGTCAAACCACATTCAGTGCGTTTCTAAAGCAGAAATTAGTGCCGTAGCGAGACAGCTGCAGTTGCGGGCCACCTTCTTTTTGAAAGGAGTTTCTAATGCAAAAACACTATAA
- the minD gene encoding septum site-determining protein MinD, protein MGEAIVITSGKGGVGKTTTSANIGTALALMGKKVCLLDLDIGLRNLDVVLGLDNRIMYDIVDVAKERVSVFKALIKDKRFDGNLYLLPAAQNTDKNSLTEEEVKNIVDELKPRFDYVLIDCPAGIEQGFLNAVAGADRAIIVTTPEISAVRDADRVVGLLEKHPLQEAPELIINRIRPNMMDNGDVMDVDEITRHLGVKLLGIVIDDDEVIKTSNHGDPIVLSSDNVAAKCYQNIARRLMGETVPLMPIQAAKPSFWDRLKHLFK, encoded by the coding sequence ATGGGGGAAGCAATTGTAATCACATCTGGAAAAGGTGGGGTTGGAAAAACAACGACGTCCGCTAACATTGGGACAGCCTTAGCCCTTATGGGAAAGAAGGTGTGCCTTTTAGATTTAGATATTGGATTGCGTAATCTTGACGTGGTGTTAGGATTAGACAATCGGATTATGTATGACATCGTGGACGTTGCCAAGGAACGGGTTTCTGTCTTCAAAGCTTTGATTAAAGACAAGCGATTTGATGGAAATCTGTATCTATTACCGGCTGCGCAGAATACGGATAAAAATTCTCTTACTGAGGAAGAAGTTAAAAACATCGTGGATGAGTTAAAACCACGGTTTGATTACGTTTTAATTGATTGTCCAGCTGGAATTGAACAAGGTTTTTTGAACGCCGTTGCCGGTGCCGATCGAGCAATTATTGTTACCACTCCTGAAATTTCTGCAGTTCGGGATGCCGATCGAGTAGTTGGTCTCTTAGAAAAGCACCCATTACAAGAAGCTCCCGAGTTAATCATTAACCGGATTCGACCCAATATGATGGATAATGGGGATGTGATGGATGTTGATGAAATCACTCGACATCTGGGGGTAAAGCTGTTGGGAATTGTAATCGATGATGACGAAGTGATTAAAACGTCTAACCATGGAGATCCAATTGTTTTGAGTTCTGATAACGTTGCTGCCAAGTGTTATCAAAACATTGCGCGGAGGCTCATGGGTGAAACTGTACCGTTGATGCCCATTCAAGCTGCCAAACCCAGTTTCTGGGATCGACTTAAACACTTATTCAAGTAG
- a CDS encoding septum site-determining protein MinC translates to MKSVMLKGSQTGFQVTINDEADFQQAVQEFEKLMTQLATKNQDAAESKIEFTILSGNRALSADQKQRLRNIVNQAGNLVIKEFKADVMSNDEAYHLRDENRVTIIDQTIRNGQDLRVKGDVLFLGSIHQGGRLITNGNLFSMGKVKGIVHVGFPVDESKLAIGDFHEAQQVRIGEQIEIIADQRQPVSADVRTVVHVNDLHSIGYSNLDNIKAISPKFFSRIGGI, encoded by the coding sequence ATGAAAAGTGTGATGTTAAAGGGAAGCCAAACTGGTTTTCAAGTTACGATTAATGATGAAGCTGACTTTCAACAAGCTGTCCAAGAATTTGAAAAGTTAATGACCCAGTTGGCTACGAAAAATCAAGATGCCGCAGAATCAAAAATTGAATTCACAATTTTATCGGGGAATCGGGCGCTTTCTGCTGACCAAAAACAGCGATTGCGCAATATTGTTAATCAAGCGGGAAACCTGGTAATTAAAGAGTTTAAAGCCGATGTTATGTCTAACGATGAAGCATATCATCTGCGTGATGAAAATCGAGTTACAATTATTGATCAAACAATTCGTAATGGTCAAGACTTGCGGGTCAAAGGGGACGTCCTCTTTTTGGGTTCAATTCACCAGGGAGGGCGTTTAATTACTAACGGTAATCTCTTTAGTATGGGCAAGGTGAAAGGGATTGTGCACGTTGGTTTTCCTGTCGACGAAAGTAAACTAGCCATTGGTGATTTTCATGAAGCCCAGCAGGTTCGGATCGGCGAACAAATCGAGATTATTGCTGACCAACGTCAGCCGGTTTCTGCTGATGTGCGGACTGTTGTGCATGTGAATGACTTGCATAGTATCGGCTACAGTAATTTGGATAACATCAAAGCGATTAGTCCAAAATTCTTTAGTAGAATTGGAGGAATTTAA
- the mreD gene encoding rod shape-determining protein MreD, translating to MMKKRKRHILFPLGVIIAFIFEGSVMHFFSGLLAGTFPMVPYLTLLWFVYAILFVNDLSELHLYWWAWGIGIVYDLYYIGVLGIYTFLFPLIVYVTRLFKSYIEANFVSGTLIYLIDLVIVLTLSYMAGRIAHLVYFSGVHFMAFAFGPTILLNLILFLLLYYPVSLLFDQYRS from the coding sequence ATGATGAAAAAAAGAAAACGTCACATTCTGTTTCCGTTGGGTGTGATCATTGCCTTCATTTTCGAAGGCTCTGTCATGCACTTTTTTTCTGGATTATTAGCAGGAACGTTTCCGATGGTTCCCTATCTAACCCTTTTGTGGTTTGTATATGCCATTCTCTTTGTAAATGATTTATCGGAGTTACACCTTTACTGGTGGGCTTGGGGGATTGGAATTGTGTATGACTTGTATTACATTGGGGTTTTAGGTATTTACACTTTTTTATTCCCGCTGATTGTTTACGTTACAAGGTTATTTAAAAGTTACATTGAAGCGAACTTTGTTAGCGGAACATTAATTTATCTAATTGATTTAGTTATTGTGTTAACATTAAGTTATATGGCGGGACGGATTGCACATCTGGTATATTTTTCTGGAGTGCATTTTATGGCCTTCGCCTTTGGTCCGACGATTTTACTGAATCTCATTCTCTTTTTATTGTTGTACTATCCAGTGAGTTTGTTGTTTGACCAATATCGATCATAG